A section of the Cololabis saira isolate AMF1-May2022 chromosome 16, fColSai1.1, whole genome shotgun sequence genome encodes:
- the znf106a gene encoding zinc finger protein 106, translating into MARDRKCILCETVHVSKQEMDEHLRSMLHHRELEKLKGRDCGHECRVCKVKVVSLTDYAGHISSPTHKQNVEAAGKKDAGYKEDEDYFDQALVDLIQKRKEQIRKEKEAAAKLAAEEENRRKKEEYQKKLKELKERFRQECMWRPPPHGYSSSNQRYSCHRGPQFNGGSGEARPWQQDRQCKSATWHAQDPPNLQRWGTGEFFGGRMDPQVGRGSKTWGHGAYPGHQQSRLPWLSNGGSAHGLYGQNNISQYQQQPRPQSFLGAPFPPPPPPRLFTQDFNRFPGTGRDVGVPQDTGFQNGEVRSPDPDHNNSKSAKTFGSNPKLDKSCRWSPYPVASLPHGDTNPNTVEKHTIPQVQKPDKAPEAGAFSRPAQGEQRPGPLLSSRQCEEEHEKNHMKPKPKPKPKPKDKRGSRKANSSQRDGHQKSESAPTSQRTSDPSVDPGLGGAQQSKASTLSQSKTTGKATNAKQPGVKAAAVGLPLQPRQEKQLPDLLKTARHSAFEKQASLYSSVNSRVEVTHQITEELPAEQGPDLIGGSQNRPVLPEVFKPDRTAPASSDGSQSLQSLQVSTSTTEGSEPPAAAAHNEAHGKKAEKESCSDVPDEAMQVTEAGQSSESDASRGGDASALSKLKLPPVLKRDLTKHISPKSKTGTHEPNLNIARRVRNLSGSRRSDSEKDSGIKPTVRQLISSSGSHRNVNWDQVYQEVKKKQDKGKGLPRFGIEMVSHEQEYQSQEDEDVALLEAFPWDSMDSSSQGTSRKRSLSESSLAPAPTHSLLSSVKVEEPAQGRALSPEQQQPTVSHSCTPAQKGPEDPSQSDAETRRQPEKLTSATVRVLQRSDSALGDSSSGAEQHDGQGTGKRRRAAGDAPSTEASSVEHNSKRRKVKSKRERLQIDQLLAVSLREEELSRSLQTVDTSLIKARAALEAAYLEVQRLMMAKQQTTAEMSTLRNKRIELLKGMQGTTEETPQLELKEEKVDSFGAEPQVSSPARRSPGISTEVPSPGPGPAAGCASPPRPSPTATPVVIKEEPQSPVYVSSEQEPGHGGNHCAHSTTPQLQESAAATAQGPALKYEASPEKTHEPDQTNSQEPSDWKEQLSALVETTERGIQASNHCDISMLDSKASIKLSPSRRDSGALGFMDGADIQSAQSHLVFNMPASPSELRSGKRVRKLKKRKELKKAQGAEQPESTDTEMDEEAMRPRWLRPRRRPSGGSQVSTSSVPAEDREGDGNNKASKKPCQAARPDGEEQKPPGDTMELPQFAPVLDSEENMDTTPAGAVDAQVPDPCPGPQKLACNEVSSTSEMDLCRSSESDLPPLTFPKTSSDVSSDHGGDEIPSEGFFDGHQEAVNAMQIHNGRLYTCSGDRTVRAFDLESRECVAVFEGHSSKVSCLLVSAVPCLHHRLYSGSSDQTVRCYSLKTQELEQQFLLSDRVLCLHSRWKMLYAGLANGTVVTFNLRTNKQADVFECHGPRAVSCLASSQEGGQRILLVGSYDNTISVRGARNGLLLRTLKGHTKSVLCMKVVNDLVFSGSSDHSVYAHNIHTGELVHVYKGHSHAVTVVAVLGKVMVTACLDKLVRVYDLQSQEQLQVYGGHKDMVLCMDIHKNTIYTGCYDGSVQAIKLNLTQNHRCWWHGCSLVFGLREHLQQHLLSDHTSPNFQTLKCRWKKCEEFFCTRNSSKQVMLLHMQRHAEEDAEVEH; encoded by the exons ATGGCGAGGGACAGGAAATGCATCCTCTGTGAAACGGTCCACGTTTCCAAGCAG GAGATGGACGAGCACCTGAGGAGCATGCTGCACCACCGCGAGCTGGAGAAGCTCAAAGGCCG GGACTGCGGACACGAGTGCAGAGTGTGTAAGGTGAAAGTGGTGAGCCTCACCGACTACGCCGGACACATTTCCAGCCCCACGCACAAGCAGAACGTGGAGGCTGCCGGCAAGAAGGATGCCGGGTACAAGGAGGACGAGGACTACTTCGACCAGGCTTTAGTGGACCTGATTCAGAAGAGGAAGGAACAGATCAG AAAGGAGAAGGAAGCTGCGGCAAAGCTTGCAGCAGAAGAGGAAAAccgaaggaaaaaagaggagtatCAGAAGAAGCTAAAGGAACTGAAGGAGCGTTTCCGTCAGGAGTGCATGTGGCGACCGCCGCCACATGGCTACTCCAGCTCCAATCAACGCTATTCCTGTCACAGAGGTCCACAGTTTAACGGCGGTTCAGGGGAGGCCCGGCCGTGGCAGCAGGACCGGCAGTGCAAGAGTGCCACGTGGCACGCTCAGGATCCCCCCAACCTGCAGAGGTGGGGGACGGGGGAGTTCTTCGGAGGGAGGATGGACCCCCAGGTCGGCCGGGGCAGCAAGACGTGGGGCCACGGCGCGTATCCCGGCCATCAGCAGAGTCGCCTGCCTTGGCTCAGCAACGGAGGCAGTGCCCACGGGCTTTACGGCCAAAACAACATTTCCCAATACCAGCAACAGCCCCGGCCCCAGAGCTTTCTAGGAGCAcccttccctcctcctcctccgcccagGTTATTCACGCAGGATTTTAACCGGTTTCCCGGGACGGGAAGAGACGTGGGAGTTCCTCAGGATACTGGCTTTCAAAACGGCGAGGTACGATCACCGGACCCGGACCATAACAACAGTAAGAGCGCTAAAACCTTCGGTAGCAATCCCAAGTTGGACAAAAGCTGCCGCTGGTCGCCCTATCCGGTCGCATCCCTCCCCCACGGTGATACCAACCCGAATACGGTAGAGAAGCACACAATTCCCCAAGTCCAGAAGCCAGACAAAGCACCAGAAGCCGGCGCCTTTAGCAGACCGGCCCAGGGCGAGCAGAGACCGGGGCCTTTGCTCTCAAGCAGACAATGTGAGGAAGAGCATGAGAAGAATCACATGAAACCCAAACCCAAACCCAAACCCAAGCCCAAGGATAAGAGAGGCAGCAGAAAAGCCAACAGTTCTCAGAGAGACGGCCACCAAAAGTCTGAGTCTGCTCCCACCAGTCAGAGAACAAGCGATCCATCGGTGGATCCTGGTCTCGGTGGAGCTCAGCAAAGCAAGGCCTCCACTCTATCCCAGTCCAAAACAACTGGGAAAGCAACAAATGCAAAGCAGCCTGGAGTGAAGGCTGCAGCTGTCGGGCTGCCCCTTCAGcccaggcaggagaagcagctCCCCGATTTACTCAAGACAGCCAGACACAGCGCCTTCGAGAAGCAGGCCTCGCTGTACAGCTCGGTTAACAGTAGAGTGGAAGTGACACATCAAATCACAGAGGAGCTGCCTGCAGAGCAGGGGCCGGATCTGATCGGAGGGAGCCAGAACAGACCAGTGTTACCTGAAGTGTTCAAGCCAGACCGGACGGCCCCGGCGTCTTCAGACGGGAGTCAGTCCCTCCAGTCTCTGCAGGTGAGCACGTCCACCACGGAGGGCTCCGAGCCGCCGGCCGCAGCCGCACACAACGAAGCACACGGGAAGAAAGCGGAGAAGGAAAGCTGCTCGGATGTTCCGGACGAGGCCATGCAGGTGACGGAGGCGGGGCAGAGCTCGGAGAGCGACGCCTCCAGAGGGGGCGACGCCTCCGCGCTGTCCAAACTCAAACTGCCGCCCGTCTTAAAGCGAGACCTCACCAAGCACATCAGCCCCAAGAGCAAGACGGGGACTCACGAGCCCAACCTGAACATCGCCAGGAGGGTCCGCAACCTGAGCGGCTCTCGGAGAAGCGACTCAGAGAAGGACTCCGGGATCAAACCCACGGTGCGGCAGCTCATCAGCTCTTCCGGATCACACCGCAACGTGAACTGGGATCAAGTGTATCAGGAGGTCAAAAAGAAGCAGGACAAAGGGAAAGGCCTGCCAAG GTTTGGAATAGAGATGGTTTCCCATGAGCAGGAGTACCAGAGCCAGGAGGACGAAGACGTAGCGCTCCTGGAGGCTTTTCCCTGGGACTCCATGGACAGCTCTTCCCAGGGCACGTCCCGGAAACGCTCCCTGTCGGAGAGCAGCCTCGCTCCTGCTCCCACACATTCCCTGCTGTCATCGGTAAAGGTGGAGGAACCAGCACAGGGCCGAGCCCTCAgcccggagcagcagcagcccaccGTCTCCCACAGCTGCACACCTGCTCAGAAAGGTCCAGAGGATCCCTCTCAGTCAGACGCCGAAACACGGAGGCAGCCGGAGAAACTGACATCGGCCACGGTGAGAGTTCTCCAGCGATCCGACTCAGCGCTCGGGGACAGCAGCTCAGGAGCAGAGCAACACGACGGCCAAGGGACCGGAAAGAGGCGCAGAGCTGCCGGG GATGCGCCGAGCACAGAGGCTTCTTCCGTGGAGCACAACAGCAAGAGGAGGAAGGTCAAGTCCAAACGAG AGCGTTTGCAGATCGACCAGCTGCTTGCCGTGTCCCTGCGGGAGGAGGAGCTGAGCCGGTCCCTGCAGACCGTGGACACCAGTCTGATCAAGGCCCGCGCTGCGCTGGAGGCGGCTTACCTGGAGGTGCAGCGGCTCATGATGGCCAAGCAGCAG ACGACAGCGGAGATGAGCACTCTCAGAAACAAGCGCATTGAGTTACTGAAAGGGATGCAAG GTACTACGGAGGAGACGCCTCAGCTTGAACTGAAAGAAGAGAAGGTGGATTCGTTTGGAGCCGAGCCTCAAGTGTCCTCCCCTGCCAGACGCTCCCCTGGCATCAGCACCGAGGTTCCcagccccggccccggccctgCTGCAGGATGTGCCTCGCCCCCCCGCCCCAGTCCTACCGCCACCCCCGTGGTCATCAAGGAGGAGCCCCAGTCCCCGGTCTACGTCAGCTCGGAGCAGGAGCCGGGGCACGGCGGGAACCACTGCGCTCATAGCACCACGCCGCAGCTGCAAGAATCTGCTGCTGCAACCGCTCAAG GTCCTGCCCTCAAGTACGAAGCATCTCCCGAGAAAACACACGAGCCCGACCAAACCAACAGCCAGGAGCCTTCGGACTGGAAAGAGCAGTTGTCAGCACTCGTAGAGACGACAGAAAGGGGCATCCAAGCATCAAATCACTGTGACATTTCAATGTTGGACTCCAAAGCCTCCATCAAACTCTCGCCCAGCAGGAGAGACTCGGGGGCTCTGGGCTTCATGGACGGTGCAGACATCCAGTCAGCACAGTCCCATCTAGTGTTCAACATGCCTGCGTCTCCGTCTGAACTGAGGAGTGGGAAGCGCGTGAGGAAGCTGAAGAAGAGGAAGGAGTTGAAGAAGGCCCAGGGGGCCGAGCAGCCCGAGAGCACCGACACGGAGATGGACGAGGAAGCCATGAGGCCGCGGTGGCTGCGGCCGCGCAGGAGGCCCAGCGGGGGCTCCCAGGTCAGCACGTCCAGCGTGCCTGCAGAGGACAGGGAGGGCGACGGGAACAACAAGGCTTCAAAGAAGCCGTGTCAAGCCGCCAGACCCGACGGGGAGGAGCAGAAACCCCCCGGAGACACGATGGAGCTTCCCCAGTTCGCCCCCGTCCTGGATTCAGAGGAGAACATGGATACCACCCCGGCGGGGGCTGTGGACGCTCAGGTTCCAGACCCCTGTCCTGGGCCGCAGAAGCTGGCCTGCAACGAGGTGTCCTCCACCAGTGAGATGGATCTGTGCAGATCCTCGGAGAG TGATTTGCCCCCCCTCACCTTTCCCAAGACCTCCTCAG ATGTTTCCTCTGACCACGGTGGCGACGAGATTCCTAGCGAAGGGTTTTTCGACGGCCACCAGGAAGCGGTGAACGCCATGCAGATCCACAACGGGCGGCTGTACACGTGCTCAGGGGATCGCACCGTCAGAGCCTTTGACCTGGAG AGCCGCGAGTGCGTGGCCGTGTTCGAGGGCCACAGCTCTAAAGTCAGCTGCCTGCTGGTGTCGGCCGTGCCGTGCCTGCACCATCGCCTCTACTCGGGCTCCAGCGACCAGACGGTCCGCTGCTACAGTCTCAAG ACACAAGAGCTGGAGCAGCAGTTCCTCCTGTCGGACCGAGTCCTCTGCCTGCACAGCCGGTGGAAGATGCTGTACGCTGGTCTGGCTAACGGCACCGTGGTGACGTTCAACCTCCGG ACAAACAAGCAGGCGGATGTGTTTGAGTGCCACGGGCCGCGGGCCGTCAGCTGCCTGGCGTCGTCGCAGGAGGGAGGACAGAGGATCCTGCTGGTGGGCTCTTACGACAACACCATCAGCGTGAGAGGGGCCAGGAACGGGCTGCTGCTGCGCACGCTCAAGGGCCACACCAAGAGCGTGCTCTGCATGAAG GTGGTGAACGATCTGGTGTTCAGCGGCTCCAGTGATCATTCTGTGTACGCTCACAACATCCAT ACGGGGGAGCTGGTGCACGTCTACAAGGGCCACAGTCATGCTGTCACCGTGGTGGCCGTGCTGGGGAAGGTGATGGTCACCGCCTGCCTGGACAAACTGGTCCGCGTCTACGACTTACAG tcgcaggagcagctgcaggtgTACGGAGGCCACAAGGACATGGTGTTGTGCATGGATATCCATAAAAACACG ATCTACACGGGCTGTTACGACGGCAGCGTGCAGGCCATCAAGCTGAACCTGACGCAGAACCACCGCTGCTGG TGGCACGGCTGCTCGCTGGTCTTCGGGCTGAGggaacatctgcagcagcaccTGCTCAGCGACCACACCAGCCCCAACTTCCAGACGCTCAAGTGCCGCTGGAAAAAATGTGAAGAGTTTTTCTGCACACGCAACAGCTCCAAGCAG GTGATGCTCCTGCACATGCAGAGACACGCTGAGGAGGACGCTGAAGTGGAGCATTAA